GGGACCTTCGCGCGCCGTGCGACCGCGGTCAACTGCCGGCTTGCCGTCGGCGCGTCGAGGGCCTATACACGGCGGGCGAGTACCCGCCCATGATCATGACTCCCGACCTCATCGCGCTCGGTTTCCAGGCCCTGCTGACGCTCACCCTCTCGTTCGTTCACGTGGGGTTGTGGCGGCAGGGCTGGGGGCGTTTCCACGCCACCTGGGCGGCCGCGTGGCTGCTCTACGCGTTGCGCCTGGTGTTCATCTCGGCGTTCCTCGTGCAGCGCCACGAGGGGTGGTTGTTCGCGCATCAGGTCACCACGGCACTCACCGCACTCGCGCTGCTGTGGGCGACGCTGCAGCTCGCACAGGACGCGCGCTGGCGTCGCCGATACCTGTGGTTCGGCGTCGCCGCGGTCGCGTGGTCGGCGTTCTCGGTGTTCCAGCTCCACAACATGGCGGTGGCCGGGATCTCCGGCGCGGTGCTGTTGTCGGTCGTCACGCTGTGGACGGCGATCGTGTTCTTCCGTCGCCACCGTCGCCGTCCCTCGGGCGGCGCGCTCACGCTCGCGTTCACTTTCGCGATCTGGTCGCTGCATCACCTCGACTACCCGATCCTGCGCGGGCAGGGCAACGCGGTGCTCTACGGAGTGTTCGCCGATGTGCTGCTGATCGTGGCCGCCGCAGTCGGGGCGCTCGCGCTGGCACTGGGCGAGGGCCGGCGTTCGCTCGAAGAGCGTACGGTGCGACTCGAGCAGCTCACCCGCCTGCTGCTCCGCGCCCAGGAGGACGAGCGCCGCCGCATCGCGCGCGAGCTGCACGACTCGGTGGGCCAGGCGCTCACCACGGTCAAGATCGAGCTGGACCTCGAAGGACGGCGCGAAGCGAGTGCGCTGGTCGCGGGCGCGCTGCAGCAGGTGCGCAACGTGAGCGATCTGCTGCGGCCGCCGGCACTCGACGACCTCGGTCTCGAAGCCGCACTCGAGTCCATGGTGCGCGAGATGCAGGCGCGCAGTGGCCTGAGCGTGACGCTCGAGCTGGCGCCCGGAGCGCTCGAATCCGCGGAGCCGGTGCAGGTCGTCGTCTATCGCATCGTGCAGGAGGCGCTCACGAACGTGGTGCGCCACGCGCAGGCCGGGAGTGCTCAGGTGCGTCTGGTCGCCGCGCGCGGTGGCATCGCGCTCGAGATCACCGATGACGGGCAGGGCACCGGCGCCGATCCGGTGCCGCATCTGGGGTTGCTCGGCATGCGCGAACGGGTGACGGATCTGGGCGGTCGCCTCGAGGTGACGAGCGAGCCCGGGAAGGGATTCCGGATCGAGGCGTGGCTCCCGGCCACGGCGCGCCCGTGAGCGAATCCCACGAAGCGCCGCTCACCACGCGGGCCACGCCGATCCGCGTCCTGCTCGTCGACGATCAACCGCTGCTGCGCGCCGGCGTGCGGCGCGTCCTCGAGGCCGAACCGGACTTGCGCGTGGTGGGCGAGGCGGGTCACGGCGAGGAGGCGCTGGTGCGCATCGCCGAGCACGATCCGGAACTCGTGGTGCTGGATCTGAACATGCCGGGCATGGACGGCTTCGCGGTGCTGCGCGAACTGCGCGCGCGGGGTGCGGCGCAGCGGGTTCTGGTGCTGTCGCTCCATTCGGATCCCGCCTACGTTTCGCGTGCGGTGCGCGAAGGTGCGGACGGGTATCTGCTCAAGGACACCGCGGTGCAGGAACTGCCGCGCGCGATCCGAGCGGTGATGGCGGGCTCGGGTTTCTACAGCCCGGGCGCTCAGTTCGCGCTCGGCGAGGCGATGCGCGCGACCGAGAAGCCGGCTCTCGCTCGCCTCACGCGCCGCGAGATCGAAGTGCTGGTCGCGATTGCAGAAGGCAAGCCCTCCAAGGCAATTGCGTACGAGCTCGGAATCGGGCTGCGGACCATCGAGACCCATCGTGCAAATCTCATGCGGAAGCTGGAACTCCATTCGGTGGCGGAACTCACGCGGTTTGCGATCGCCAACGGACTGATTCCGCCTCCGTAGCACTACTGAAGCCCGGCATCCGGGTAGCTGCGCATGGCCGGAACGGCATGGCGCTCGCTAGGTTACAGCGCGCCATGACCCATCCGATCGCACTCGCTCTCGCCCTGTTTGCACATCCGCTCGCGGCCCCCGCCGACAGCGCGAGTGCGGTTGCGGATTCGCTCGTCACGGCGGACTCGCTGGCAGTGTGGTCGTCGGCACTGATTCCCGCGCCGCGTCGCATGACCGACTCGATCACGGTGCTGCCGCCGGTGCGAGTCGTGGCCGATCGTGCGGCGCGCGACGCGCGCTCGACCACGACACAGCTGCGATTCACCCGCGGCCAGATCGCGCGCTTCCTGCCCGCGACCGCCGCAGAAGCGCTGCTCTCGGCGCCTGGTGTCGACCTGATCCGCACCGGCGCGTGGTCGTCGCAGATCGCGGTGCGCGGCATGGCGGGCGAACGCGTGCTGGTGACGGTCGACGGTGTGCGTCTCTCGAGCGGTCGCGGCCATAGCGCGCAGACCTCGCTGGTCGCGGTCGACCGCCTCGACGCGATCGAGATGTCGCCGGGCTCGGCCGGCGCCGCATTCGGTTCGGACGCGATCGGAGGCGTGGTCAACCTGGTCACGCAGCGCGAGCTGTTCGCCGAGGCGCCGACACTCGGCGCAACGCTGTCGGCGCGCGCCACCACGCCCGGCAGCGACGCGGGTGGCAATGCGCGGCTGCGGTTTCGCGGGCCGCGCTTCGGTGCGGAGATCAGCGGCGGACTCGCGAGCCTCGAAGCGCTGGTCACGCCGAGCGGTGCGCTCGCGAACAGCGGCAGCCGCGATGAGGATCTGCTGGGCCGGATGGGTGCGCGGCTCGGGCTCGTGACCCTCGACCTGGAGCACAGTCATCACGCGGCGAGCGACGTCGGCATTCCCGCCTTCGGCGACGCGAACGGCTCGCGCGCGAGCTACCCGCTTCAGGCGCGCGAGGCGACTCGGTTCGAGCTCAAGCGGCCCGGCGACGAGCGCTGGTTCCCGAGCGTCGCGCTGCTGCTCTCGAAGCAGCGCTTCCGCACCGACTTCGACGAAGTCACGGTCGGCTACGACTCGCTGCGCGGTCGCCGCATCGCAACTCGCACGAGCGACGCCTACGACCGCATTCGAACCGATGCGCAGAGCGCGCGTCAGGAATTGCGCTTCGGGCCGCGGGGCGCCGTGCGAGTGGCCGGTGAGTGGCGCTTCGAGGCCTCGAAGGGACCGCGAACCACCACGCAGGACGCCGTCAACGCGTCGGGCGTCGCCTCGCCGACCGTGATCACGACCGGCAACAGCATGCCTGAAGCGTGGCGCCAGGCGTGGGCGCTCGGGGCCTCGACGAGTGCCGAACGCGGGTCGCTGCGCGGCGAAGCCGGCCTTCGCTACGACCATCACCGCACGCACTCGGATGAATTTCCGATTCCCGAAGACCCCGGCAACGTCCGCCGAGAGATCGACGCGCGCGACCGGCGCTGGAGTGCCGAGGCCGGGCTCGCGCGACCGATCGGCATGTGGGAGCCCTACGTTCACGTCGCGAGCGGCTTTCGCGTGCCGAGCCTCGAGGAGCGCTTCTTCAACAGCGACATCCATGGCGGCATGCACGTGTTCGGAAACGACACGCTGCGCGCGGAACGATCGGGAACCGGAGAAGTCGGTGTGCGACTGACCGGCGATCGCGGCGCATTGCGCGTGTCGGCCTATCGCTCCGACGTGCACGACCTGATTGCGCTCGTCTATCAGGATCTGGTGTTCGGGCGTCCGACGTTCGTCTACAAAAACGTCGAGCGCGCGCGTCTGGAAGGCCTCGAACTCACCGCGCGCTGGAACACGCGTCGCGCGCTGCTGGCGGTTCAGGCCGCGGTGCCGCGCGGCGAAGACCTCGACAACGGACGGCGACTCACCGACATCGGCGAGTCGCGGGTGACCCTCGACGTGGGAGTCCCGTTGGCGGCGCGCTGGTTCCCGCTCGGCATGCTGTCGCTGCGCGGTCGCTGGACCGACGCCGTGCCGGTGGACGATCGCTCCTCGGACGGCGAGCGCCAGGCGCTGCCGCGGCCCGCGTCGTGGACGTTCGCGGCCGAAGCCGCGGCAACCGTTGCCAACACCCGCATCACGCTCGCCGTTCGCAATCTGCTCGACCACACCTACCGCGAGCCGCTCGGCTTCATCGAGGAACCCGGCCGCACCGTGACGCTCGCGGTGCGCAGGGATCTCGAGCTGCCGTGGCGCGACCGTTCCGGAGTCACTCCTTGATGCGACGCCTGTCACCCTTCGTGCTGCTGGTGCTGCTCACCGCGGCGCCCGCAATCGCGCGCGAGTCCGCCAATCCACGCGGACGCGTGGTGCGCGACATCGTGACCGGCATGACGGTCTCCGACGCCGCGCGAAGGTCGGCGCAGGGAGCACCGCTCGCGTCGAGCGCCACGCCCGCGAGCGTCACGGTTTCGCCGGTGCCTCTGCCGGCCGGTGCGATCGTGCTCGACTCGACCTGGTACGACCTGCAGGACATGGGCTCACTCGGTGCACGCATCGTGATCGGCGCCGACGGGCGCGTGTACGTCACCTATCAGAAGGATTACTGCGAGCTCGGTGGCGGGTGCCCGCCCAACCTCGGCTCACCGCAGCCCTATCCGAACCGCGCGATGGGCTACGCGGTGCGCACCGCCGGCCTGTGGGATCACCGCGGCAAGGTGCAGGACCCGGATCTGTGGGGCTGCTGCCTGACCGAGAAGCTCGGCGGTCATGGCTCGATCGCGCTGGCACCCGATGGCCGCGTCGCGATCTCTCAGCACATGAACGAAGAAGGTTGTGACCTGCGCGGCATCTTCTACCTGCAGGACGCGGTCGGGGCGACGACCTACACGGGGGAACTCACGCCCATCATCTCGCCGAGTTACCTGTTCCCCCAGGTCGTCGCCACGACCGACGGTTCGTTCACGGTGTTCGGTGAAGTGCCGAAGGGCGGGCAGTACGACGAGGTGAACGACTTCCGCATCAGTCACCTCGCGTCACCCGGCGCCACGTTCGGGTGTCCGGTCGGCTGGCAGATGGGCGCATGGACCGCGGTCGCGCCGCCGGCGCTGTTCCGCGACGGCAAGCCCGCGTTCCCGAGCATGGCGGCCGCGAGCGATGGTCGCGTCGGCATCGCAGTCGGCGACTTCGGCGGCAACCTCTACCTGATCGAGTCGAGCGACGGCACGTTCGCGCCCGCCACCGTGCGCACCCGGCCGATCACCGCCTACTCGGACGCTCAGGTGACCGCGACCGACTCGACCTCGACGCAATTCCGCCCCTATATCCACTGCCATCTCGCCTACAACGACACCACGCCGAACGTGGTGTGGAGCGAGCTTCAGGCGCGCAGGAGCGGCGCGAACGTCGTGTACTTCGACCACCGCAGCCGCATCCTGCACTGGGACTCGCAGCGCGGCATCGAAGTGGTGAAGCAGGTCGCGGCGGGAGAAGCGGATCGCTACGACGACCTCGACAACGGCCTCAACGGCCCGCTGTCGGGCTTCAATACGATCTCGGTCGACTGGCCGCAGGTCGGCTTCTCGGCCGATGGTCGCGAGACCTACGTGGCGTGGCAGCGCTACGCCGACACGCAAGTGGATGCAACCGCTGACGCAGGGCTCCCGGGGATCGTGACCGGCATCGGTTTCGGCGACATCTGCATCAGCGTCGCGCGAACCGGCGAGTCCTGGTCGGCGGCGCAGAATCTCACCAACACACCCGCGACCGACGAGCGCTTTTTTTCGCTCGCCGCACGCAACTCGAATGGTCGCGCTCAGCTGGTGTTCCAGGCGCCCGCCACCGATCAGGCCGGCGTCACCGTGATCGGCGATCGCGGCGCGACACCCGGCAATCTGCTGCGACGCATCGCGTATCTCGAGGCGCCACTCACCGCGAGCGTGGTGGGTGTGCCGCCCGCAGCGGTGCCGTCGATCGCGACGATTCGCGTGAGCCCCAATCCGACGCATGGCGCGGTCGCGTTCGCGCTGCCGCGGGCGGGGGGCGCGAACGACTGGCTCGAGGTGATCGGCGTCGACGGCCGCGCGGTCGCGCGCCTCGCGACTGGCGCCGCGAGTGCGCTGCGCTGGGACGGCCGTGACGCATCCGGCCACCCGGTCGCGGCCGGCATCTACTTCGCGCGACTCGCTTCGGACCCATCGGTGCGAGCCACGCGCTTCACGTTGTTGAGATGAGCTCGGAGGTGCGCGGCGTTCCGTCGCCCGTTGCGCGCCCGCGGTTCCCCAGGACGACGATTCGATTTCGATTCCGGAGGAGTCTCATGCGTCTTGCTCGTGCATCTGTGATGACCCTGATGATTTCCGTGGCGCTCGCCGCATCGGCGCACGCCGCCACGTTCGCCGAACATGTCACCGGTGGCGTCCTCGACCTGGTGTGGGTGCCCGGCTTTGGTATCAGCAACACCATGCAGCCGCTGACGCTCGCACCGTCGAATCCCGCGTATGCGAATCCGTCGGGCGATCACACCGTCGCGGTCGCGACCAACTCGTCGGTGCCGGACTCCGGCGGCGTGATCCTGACCGCGACCGACCCAATGGGACTCGTCGACTACACGTGGGAAGGCTGGTTCTTCACCGGCGACGGCAACACGCGCCGCGGCCTTGTGCTGCGCGCCGATCCGTCGAACGGCTTCGGCACCTGCTACCAGTTCGTGATCCAGTCCGGCCTGTTCCAGATCAACTTCCGCAAGCTCGTGAACAGCGCGCCGACGACGCTCGGGACCTGGTTCGCGAACACGCTGCCGGGCGGTGTGCCGACCGTCAATACGTGGCATCACATGAAGGTGATCGCGCTCGGCGACAGCTTCCGCTGCTTCTTCGACGGCGCCGAGCTGACCACCGTGCCGATCGTCGACAACTCGATTCCGACCGGCTGGGTCGGCGCGTATAACTTCCGCTTCGATCTGGGCGGCGTGCCCGTCTACTTCGACGACCTCACGCTCACCGGCGACGGTCCGACGCCCGCGCGACACGCGACGTGGGGGAACGTCAAGAGCCGCTGGCGGTAGGCCTCAGGTCTTCAGCGTGCCCACCGCGTCGCCGCTCGTCATCCGAGCCCCGGATAACGCCCGAGGTAGATCAGGACGAAAGCGACGGTGTTCGAGACGCCGTGCGCCACGATCGGCACCACCAGGTTGCGCCCGCTGGTCAGGAACAGAACCCCCAGCAGGAATCCGCTCAGCCCCTCCTGCACCCAGCCCGAGACACCCTGCTCGGTATGGCCCCAGCCGAACAGAACGCTGGACAGCAGCAGGCTCACCCACCAGGCCGCGCGACTCTCGCCGAAGAGTCGCGCGAGCCGCTTCATGAGAAAGCCGCGAAAGCAGATCTCCTCGCCGAACGCCGCCAGCGTCCAGGACAGCGCCAGAAACAGCAGAAGCATCGGCAGGTTGCCGCGAATCTCGCGCAGCTCCGAGTAGTCCGGTTGGACGCCGAACAGTCCGCTGATCCACGGCGTGGTCACGAGCACGGCCAGCGCTTCGAGCGCCACACCGGCAACGATGCCGATCGCGATCATGCGGCCGAGGTGCTCGGGCCGCTGGAATCCGATGCTCGCCCACGGCTCCCGGCCGACTCGCAGAGCGACCCACACCAGCGGTAGCAGGACGATCGTCTGTGTGAGCGGCACCAGACCGACGGCATCGGCGACGACCACCAGCACGAATACGATGACTTCGAGCACGGAGCGGATCATCCTCGTCAACCCTCCGGCCCGGCCTGCGAGCGCCACCGGCGCGCGAGCGGGCCTCGAATCGCTAGCGAGCCGAGTCGGCCGGTATCACGAACTCGATGCCGTGCCTCGGTGCGGCTTCGTTGCCAGCCCGAACGAACGTCACCAGCTGCTCCGTGACGCCCTTCCCGACATTGCGGAAACGGTGCACGGTTCCACGCGGAACGACTCGTCATCGCTCGAGTGCTGCGGAGAGTCGCGTAACAATTGCATCCACGGCACTGGCTTCGACCGAGTCAATGCCCGAACAGCACTCCTGTGATCGCGACGTAGGCCTTCACGCCTGTGCCTCCGCTCGCAGGGCGCGGCCGGCGCATCGCTGCGTCACAGCTGCTTGATCCATTGCTTGAGGATCGCCAGAAACGCGACTCGCTTCGCCTGGATGTCCTTCGCGTCTGCGAACGTGGCCACGCAACGATCCTTGGCCGCCCACTTCAGCAGTCCGTTCGGGTCGTCGATCTTGGGATCCGCGAGCCCGGCGCGCACCTTGGCTCCGCGATGGAGCACCACCTGCACGCCGGCCTTCGACCGCAGATTGAAAGTCGCGAAATGATCGTCGATCCCAAAGCTCGGTGCGTTCCACCTGATGCTCTCGTGGATGCGCTTGTCGGCGCTCACGATGATCGCGCGAATCGCTTCGATGTCCGGCTTGTGCGGGTGCTCGAGCGCGGCGAGGAACGCCGTGACTTCGTTCACGGCCCGATCAGCCCCATGTTGGTGCCTGAGGGATCGGTGAAGTATCCGAAACACCCGAGGCCGGGAACGCTCATGGCTTCCGCGGTCTTCTTGCCGCCCGCGGCCTCGACTTCGATCAGGCTCGCCGCGACGTCGGTCGAATAGATGTAGGCCACTGCGGGCAATGCCGGCGTGTGCGACTGGAAGACTCCGCCGATCCCGGCGCCGGGATCGAACCCCATGAACTGCGGCATGGTCTCGATCGAGCCCCAGCCGAACGCATCGCCGAAGAACCTGGCGGCGGCCGATCCATCGCCGGCGTACATCTCGAGCGAGCAAATCGCCCCGGCGGGGGGCTTGGGGTTCGCGCCGAACGGCATCGGGATGTGGGGTGAGCCCGTGGGGGAGACCGTGTCGGTCAATCCATAGAGGCTCTCGGCTGGTGACTTGAAGCGTGCGAGCTTGCCGACCATCGGAACGGACCACGGTCCACGGTCGATCGCAGCGCCGGCGTTCACGGCACGCTTCAGGGCCGCATCGACGTCGGGAACTCCGATGTAGGGCACCACCCCCGGAAATCCCGCGTCGACATTCGAGCGCAGCGCGGCCGCCGGGCCCGCGGGTGTGATCACCCCGATCAGCTCCGCCGACATCTTCTGCAACTGCCAGCCGAAAACCCTGGAGTAGAACGCACTCGAAGCGGCGAGGTCGTTCGCAGAAATGCTGACGAGCACGATGGGGTGCTCTCCACTCCCCTTGGGAATCGCGGGCATCTCGGGAGACATGCGTTTTCCTCCTATGCGTTTGGCGCCTGAGTCGCTAACGGCGCCGACCACCGGCCTTCGCCCGCTTCGCAGTCGTTCTCTTTCCGCCACCCACTTCCGCATCCGCCTTCCGCGCCGCTTCGAGCAATGCGCGTGGCACCGAGACCTCCATGGCGAGCAGCGCATGCGAAAGCGTCTTGCCCTGCGGGTCGAGCCTCAGCGACACCGTGCCGCCGCCGCCCAGTGATTCGCCCAGCAGAAAGTTGAGAGCCCACAGGTTCGGCACGTCGTGGCGCTCGACCTTGCCCATGCAGATGCCCTTGAAACGCTTCTTCACGACCGCAGCGGTCAGCGTGCGCACCAGCCACGGGTAGACTTCGGCCGCGCGCGCGATCACGCCGATGTTCGCCATGTCACCCTTGTCGCCGCTGCGCGCGTGCGCGAGTTCGGCGAGCTTCACCGTGACGCGCTTGACGCTCCCGCGCGCGGTCGGCCACGACTCGCGCGGGAGCGTCGCCGGTTTCTGCGCGGCGACCAGGGGCGTGGGCCACTCGAGCTCGCGCTGTTCGTCGCGCGTGACCAGCGTGGCTTTCACTCGATCGCGCGGCACCAGTGCCGGCCAGTACGCCATCACTTCCTGCGCCTGCGGGCGGCCGCCGGTCACCGCGACGCCGGGAGGGCCCGACAGAATCACGGCCGGCAGCATCTTCGAGAACTTCTCGATCTTGCCCTTGTCGCGATCGCGTACGGACAGGCGCAGCAGCAACTCGGGTGGATCGACCGGCGGTGCCAGCGGCCCCCAGCACGCCGAGTGTCCGACCAGCTCGGTGTGCGTGGCTTCGAACTTCTCGCCGACGCGCTTCCAGAACAGCTCGGCGAACGCGTGCGCCTTGGCGACCGCGTCGGGTCCCGAAAGGATCAGCATGCCGGTTGCCTTCAAGCCATCGAAGTAGCTGGCGCTCACCTTGAGAGACGGCGGCGCCGGGCGGCCCTTGACGCCCCACACGCGCACGCGATCGCGGCCCGCGGGCTCGAGTCGCGCGGTCGCGAAGTCCGCGACCACGTCGGGCGTGATGTACGAGCGCGGGTCGCCCATCTCGTAGACCAGCTGCTCGCGCACCGTGCGCACCGTGACCGCGCCGCCGGTGCCGCTGTGCTTGGTCACGATGAACGAGCCGTCGGAGTAGACCTCGAGCACCGGGTAGCCGATGGTTTCGAAGTGCTTGATGGTGCGCCAGTCGGTGTAATTGCCGCCGGTGCTCTGAGCACCGCACTCCACGATGTGTCCCGCCACGATGCCGGCGGCGAGGCGATCCCAGTCGTCCGCCGCCCAGCCGAATGCGTGGATCATGGGGGCGAGCGTGATGCCGGTGTCGGTGCAGCGGCCCGTGACCACGATCTGCGCACCGCTCTTCAATGCCTCGACCACCGGCCACGCGCCGTAGTACGCGTTCGCCGACGAGATGCGCTCGCGCACCGCGGCGAACGCGGCGCCGTCTTCCATGTTGTCGAGCGTGATGCCGGCGGCATTCAGCTCGCCGAGGCGCTCCATCAGGTCGTCGCCGACCACCGCCGCGACCTCGAAGCTGTGGCCGTGCTGCTTGATCAGCTCGAGCAGCGCGCCGCGGCAGGCGAGCGGGTTGACCCCGCCTGCGTTCGTGATCACGCGCGTGCCGTTCTTGGCGAGCAGCGGGAGCGATTCGCGCACCTGCGTGACGAAGTCGCGCGCGTAGCCGGTACGATGATCGCGGGCGCGCTGCTTCTGCATGATGGACATCGTGATCTCGGCCAGGAAGTCGAGCGTGATCACGTCCACCGGGCCGAGTTCGAGCTGGCGCTTGAACTGGCCAAGGTCGTCGCCCCAGTAACCGCCGGCATTCGCGATGCGGATCAGATCGGGCATGAGGAACTCCGGGTCTCGCGTAGAAACGGTGCGCGAAGGTAGCACAGGGGCGAGACGCTCGCGTTGATCGCGCCTGTGCATCGAGGGATACTGCCGCCCACCTCGGACGCCCTCGTCGTGACGCCCCTCGGAGCATCGACACCGTGGAGAACCAGCTCAGTTTGAAGTCCGTCGCTCCCGCCGTGTGGCCCAGCGCGATCGTGCGAGAGAGGCCCGCCACGCCAGTGGTTGGCGGGGCGACCGAACCGCGGCTGCTCGATCGCGTGCGCGCGGCGATTCGCGTGCGGCACTACAGCCGCCGCACCGAGGAGGCGTACGTCGGATGGATCCGACGCTTCATCTTGTTTCACGGCAAGCGACACCCGGACGGCATGGCGGCGGATGAGATCACGCGATTCCTGAGCCACCTGGCCGTGGAGAACAAGGTCAGCGCCTCGACGCAAAACCAGGCGATGAGCGCGCTGCTGTTTCTCTACCGCGATGTGCTCGGACGCGAACTGCCCTGGATGGACGAGATCGTGCGCGCCCGGCGCCCCGCGCGACTTCCGGTGGTGCTGGCGCGCGGCGAAGTGGCGGTGTTGTTGCGTGAGCTGCAGGGCGTGGAGCGGCTAATGGCCTCGCTGCTCTACGGGGCAGGCCTGCGGCTGCTCGAGTGCTGTCGGCTGCGGGTGAAAGACGTCGAGTTCAGCCGCGGTGAGTTGCTGGTGCGCGAGGGCAAGGGCGGCAAGGATCGCGTGACGTTGCTGCCCTCGAGGCTGCGCCAGCCGCTCCAGGCACATCTCGCGGGCGTGAGCGACCAACATGGCCGTGATCTACAGCGGGCGCTGGGCAGCGTGGAACTGCCCGAAGCCCTGGAGCGCAAATACCCAGCCGCCGCGTTCGAGTGGGGCTGGCAGTGGGTATTTCCGGCCACGCGCTACTACCTGGATCCCGCGAGCGGCCGCCGACGCCGGCATCACCTGCACGAGACGGTGCTCCAGCGTGCCGTGCGCGAGGCGGCGAGGCGTGCGCGGATCCCGCGCCCCGTGTCGTGCCACGCGCTGCGACACTCGTTCGCGACGCATCTGCTGGAAGACGGCTACGACATTCGGACGATCCAGGAGTTGCTCGGACACCGTGATGTGAGCACGAGGATGATCTACACCCACGTGCTCAACCGAGGTGGGCGAGGCGTACGTAGCCCACTGGATGGGGTGGCGTGAGGCAGAGGCCTCACGACCGGGACCGAGATGGACGGGTCTGTGTATCTGGATGAACTGCTGAGTCGAGAGGAGCCCAGGCTGCTGAGGCACACGATCGAGCGGAACTCCCGTCTGACATCGACTCGCGCTATCGGGGCGGTGACGCGCGGGGTATCCACATATCCTGACCTGTCTACTTCGAGTTAGGCGTCACGGTGCCGTTACACGAGAATCGAACGACAACCACAAAGGAGAACTCGCGATGAAGACAATGACCTGCAAAGAGCTGGGCGGAGCGTGCGACTTGGAGTTTCACGCAAACACCTTCGAAGAGATGGCTCAGATGAGCCAAGACCACGGCAAGGAGATGTTTCAGAACGGCGACAAGCCACATCTACAGGCCATGGGCGAAATGAGAAACCTCATGCAATCTGCGGACGGAATGGCCAAGTGGATGGAGGGCAAACGGAAAGAGTTTGAAGCCAAGGCCGACAACAAATGACGCCTAACAATCGGTTGCAGCGGACGGTCCGCTGCGCGGCCCGCCGCTGAACCGAAGCGTTAGGCAGCAGGGGAGTCGATGGACGTTCGCGAAAGCTACGACTCGGCGGCGGCGGCGTACGCTGAACACCTCTCGGACGAGCTCGCGCGCAAGCCACTCGACCGGCATCTCCTGAATCGGTTTGCGGAAGAGACTCGTGGCCGCGGTCTCGTCGCCGATCTCGGCTGTGGGCCTGGCCATGTTGCCCGGTATCTGAGCCAACAAGGCGTCACGATCTTTGGGATCGACTTTTCCGCGAAGATGGTCGCGGTGGCCCAGAGCCTGCATCCCGATCTCGACTTTCGTGTCGAAGACATGAGGCGCCTCAGCGCGAGCGACGCAAGTCTCGCCGGAGTGGTTCTGTTTTATTCCATCGTGCACTTCGACTTGACCGAACTCCCACGAGTCTTTCGGGAAGTGCGACGAGTCCTCGTGCCTGGTGGCTTGGCGCTTGTCTCTTTTCATATTGGTGAAGACGTTGTTCATCGGGACGAACTATTCGGCGCTCAGGTCTCGCTGGACTTTCGGTGTCACACCCCCGAGAACATCGTCGAGGCTCTCCGGTCGGCCAATTTCGCGGTCATCGAGCAGATTCATCGCGAACCATATGACGGAGCCGAGTATCCTAGCCGCAGGTGCTACCTTGTCGCCCAAGCTGCCTAACAACAGCATGCAGCGGACGGCGCCGCGCGCCGCCGCTGATGCCGAGCGTTGGGCAGCAGCGCGACTACCGAGGTCACTCGCACGGTGCCGTAGGCCGAGCCAATGAAACAGCATCTCGCACTGGCCGCGCTCGTCGTTCGAGACTATGACGAAGCGATCGCGTTCTACACGAAGGCCCTCGGCTTCGATCTGATCGAGGACACCTTCCTCCCCGATGAGGGCAAGCGGTGGGTGGTCATTGCTCCGCCCGGGGGTGCCGGAGCGAAGCTCTTGCTCGCGC
This genomic interval from Candidatus Eisenbacteria bacterium contains the following:
- a CDS encoding response regulator transcription factor, with product MRVLLVDDQPLLRAGVRRVLEAEPDLRVVGEAGHGEEALVRIAEHDPELVVLDLNMPGMDGFAVLRELRARGAAQRVLVLSLHSDPAYVSRAVREGADGYLLKDTAVQELPRAIRAVMAGSGFYSPGAQFALGEAMRATEKPALARLTRREIEVLVAIAEGKPSKAIAYELGIGLRTIETHRANLMRKLELHSVAELTRFAIANGLIPPP
- a CDS encoding CPBP family intramembrane metalloprotease; translated protein: MIRSVLEVIVFVLVVVADAVGLVPLTQTIVLLPLVWVALRVGREPWASIGFQRPEHLGRMIAIGIVAGVALEALAVLVTTPWISGLFGVQPDYSELREIRGNLPMLLLFLALSWTLAAFGEEICFRGFLMKRLARLFGESRAAWWVSLLLSSVLFGWGHTEQGVSGWVQEGLSGFLLGVLFLTSGRNLVVPIVAHGVSNTVAFVLIYLGRYPGLG
- a CDS encoding DUF1801 domain-containing protein, with the translated sequence MNEVTAFLAALEHPHKPDIEAIRAIIVSADKRIHESIRWNAPSFGIDDHFATFNLRSKAGVQVVLHRGAKVRAGLADPKIDDPNGLLKWAAKDRCVATFADAKDIQAKRVAFLAILKQWIKQL
- a CDS encoding TonB-dependent receptor; the protein is MTHPIALALALFAHPLAAPADSASAVADSLVTADSLAVWSSALIPAPRRMTDSITVLPPVRVVADRAARDARSTTTQLRFTRGQIARFLPATAAEALLSAPGVDLIRTGAWSSQIAVRGMAGERVLVTVDGVRLSSGRGHSAQTSLVAVDRLDAIEMSPGSAGAAFGSDAIGGVVNLVTQRELFAEAPTLGATLSARATTPGSDAGGNARLRFRGPRFGAEISGGLASLEALVTPSGALANSGSRDEDLLGRMGARLGLVTLDLEHSHHAASDVGIPAFGDANGSRASYPLQAREATRFELKRPGDERWFPSVALLLSKQRFRTDFDEVTVGYDSLRGRRIATRTSDAYDRIRTDAQSARQELRFGPRGAVRVAGEWRFEASKGPRTTTQDAVNASGVASPTVITTGNSMPEAWRQAWALGASTSAERGSLRGEAGLRYDHHRTHSDEFPIPEDPGNVRREIDARDRRWSAEAGLARPIGMWEPYVHVASGFRVPSLEERFFNSDIHGGMHVFGNDTLRAERSGTGEVGVRLTGDRGALRVSAYRSDVHDLIALVYQDLVFGRPTFVYKNVERARLEGLELTARWNTRRALLAVQAAVPRGEDLDNGRRLTDIGESRVTLDVGVPLAARWFPLGMLSLRGRWTDAVPVDDRSSDGERQALPRPASWTFAAEAAATVANTRITLAVRNLLDHTYREPLGFIEEPGRTVTLAVRRDLELPWRDRSGVTP
- a CDS encoding sensor histidine kinase; the encoded protein is MIMTPDLIALGFQALLTLTLSFVHVGLWRQGWGRFHATWAAAWLLYALRLVFISAFLVQRHEGWLFAHQVTTALTALALLWATLQLAQDARWRRRYLWFGVAAVAWSAFSVFQLHNMAVAGISGAVLLSVVTLWTAIVFFRRHRRRPSGGALTLAFTFAIWSLHHLDYPILRGQGNAVLYGVFADVLLIVAAAVGALALALGEGRRSLEERTVRLEQLTRLLLRAQEDERRRIARELHDSVGQALTTVKIELDLEGRREASALVAGALQQVRNVSDLLRPPALDDLGLEAALESMVREMQARSGLSVTLELAPGALESAEPVQVVVYRIVQEALTNVVRHAQAGSAQVRLVAARGGIALEITDDGQGTGADPVPHLGLLGMRERVTDLGGRLEVTSEPGKGFRIEAWLPATARP